A region of Streptomyces sp. NBC_01750 DNA encodes the following proteins:
- a CDS encoding creatininase family protein, translating to MSGWGTPQASDLLPPDSTEDVRTRRPGVAVLPIGSFEQHGAFLPLVTDTVIACTIAREVAAAHPVHHLPPLTFSCSHEHAAWPGTVSISAATLYAVVRDIADSLRRSGIGALVLVNAHGGNYVLRNVVQESAGSGIRMALFPGSADWDAARARAGVQTPSHSDMHAGEVETSILLHAHPELVRSGYETSDFIADDRKHLLTLGMPAYTESGVIGRPSMATPEKGKELLTGLVESFGEYVSLLTREGTR from the coding sequence ATGAGCGGTTGGGGAACGCCACAGGCATCGGATCTGCTGCCACCGGACTCCACGGAGGACGTGAGGACCCGGCGGCCCGGTGTCGCCGTCCTTCCCATCGGCAGCTTCGAGCAGCACGGGGCATTCCTTCCCCTGGTGACCGACACGGTCATCGCCTGTACCATCGCCCGGGAGGTCGCTGCCGCCCATCCGGTTCACCACCTTCCTCCGCTGACGTTCTCGTGCTCGCACGAGCATGCTGCGTGGCCCGGAACCGTCAGCATTTCGGCCGCGACCCTCTACGCCGTCGTACGTGACATAGCCGACTCGCTCCGCCGGTCCGGTATCGGCGCCCTGGTTCTGGTGAACGCGCACGGCGGAAATTACGTACTACGCAATGTCGTTCAGGAATCTGCCGGCAGCGGGATCCGTATGGCGCTTTTCCCGGGCTCGGCGGACTGGGATGCCGCACGGGCAAGGGCAGGTGTGCAGACCCCGTCGCACAGCGACATGCACGCGGGCGAAGTGGAGACATCGATATTGCTGCACGCCCATCCCGAACTCGTCCGATCCGGTTATGAAACCTCCGACTTCATTGCCGACGACCGCAAGCACCTGCTCACTCTCGGTATGCCTGCCTATACGGAATCCGGTGTCATCGGCCGCCCGTCAATGGCGACCCCCGAGAAGGGAAAGGAGCTGCTGACCGGACTTGTCGAATCCTTCGGTGAGTACGTCTCCCTGCTCACCCGGGAGGGGACCCGATGA
- the ribA gene encoding GTP cyclohydrolase II, with protein sequence MTESDGVLSDSVRPSGVERVVEVRLATMHGEFLAIGYLDRESGDEQMVLVYGDIERDGALTRVHSECLTGDVFGSKHCECGDQLSAALHAIVTEGRGILVYLQGHEGRGIGLLGKLRAMKLQAEGLDTVEANLALGFPADARDYRVAADILHDLSVHSVRLLSNNPLKSEALLRHGIKIAEPVPLLIPPREENRSYLWTKRDRLDHYLPHLDGALD encoded by the coding sequence ATGACAGAAAGTGATGGCGTGCTCAGCGACAGTGTTCGTCCATCAGGTGTCGAACGAGTGGTGGAAGTACGGCTGGCCACCATGCACGGCGAGTTTCTCGCTATCGGCTACCTGGACCGCGAAAGCGGGGATGAACAAATGGTGCTGGTATACGGCGATATCGAGAGGGACGGGGCGCTGACCCGTGTGCATTCCGAGTGTCTGACCGGGGATGTCTTCGGGTCCAAGCACTGTGAATGCGGCGATCAACTGTCCGCGGCGTTGCACGCCATCGTGACGGAGGGGCGCGGCATTCTCGTCTATCTCCAGGGTCACGAGGGGCGGGGAATCGGTCTGTTGGGCAAGCTCCGGGCGATGAAGCTCCAGGCGGAGGGGCTGGACACGGTGGAGGCGAATCTGGCCCTCGGGTTCCCGGCCGACGCCCGCGACTACCGGGTCGCGGCGGACATCCTGCACGACCTCAGCGTGCACTCCGTGCGGCTCCTGTCGAACAACCCGCTCAAGAGCGAAGCGTTGCTGCGGCACGGCATCAAGATCGCCGAGCCGGTTCCGCTGCTGATCCCGCCGCGCGAAGAGAACAGGTCGTACCTGTGGACCAAGCGGGACCGCCTCGATCATTACCTGCCGCACTTGGACGGCGCGCTCGACTAG